A stretch of the Chlorobiota bacterium genome encodes the following:
- a CDS encoding carbon-nitrogen hydrolase: MDVKFFKVALIQMSCTLDTQDNLEKAIFNIKSAANLGADVVCLPELFKSQYFCQSEDVESFNLAEPIPSETTRKLSEAALENGVVLFASLFEKRAPGLYHNTSVVFERNGKTIGLYRKMHIPDDPSYYEKYYFTQGDLGYKAFDTSCGKLGTLVCWDQWYPEGARLTALAGANVIFYPTAIGWHPHEKDIHGMNQLDAWKTVQRGHAIANGVFVASVNRVGHEKYNTDGAGIEFWGNSFICDPQGVILAEGSSNKEEILIADIDLNRLENVRRNWPFLRDRRIDSYSEITKRYID; encoded by the coding sequence ATGGATGTAAAATTTTTCAAAGTTGCCTTAATACAAATGAGCTGCACTTTAGATACTCAAGATAATTTAGAGAAAGCAATTTTCAATATTAAAAGTGCCGCAAACTTAGGAGCTGATGTAGTTTGTTTACCTGAGCTTTTTAAATCACAATATTTCTGCCAGAGTGAAGATGTAGAATCTTTTAATTTAGCTGAGCCAATTCCGAGCGAAACTACTCGAAAGTTATCTGAGGCAGCACTTGAAAATGGGGTTGTACTTTTTGCATCTTTGTTTGAGAAAAGAGCACCAGGTTTATATCATAATACATCAGTAGTTTTTGAAAGGAATGGTAAAACTATTGGCTTATATCGCAAAATGCATATTCCAGATGACCCATCATACTATGAAAAATATTATTTTACTCAAGGCGATTTAGGATATAAGGCATTTGATACTTCATGTGGTAAACTTGGAACACTTGTTTGTTGGGATCAATGGTACCCAGAAGGAGCAAGGCTTACAGCTCTTGCTGGAGCAAATGTGATATTTTATCCAACAGCAATTGGTTGGCATCCGCATGAAAAAGACATTCATGGAATGAATCAATTAGATGCATGGAAAACAGTGCAAAGAGGTCATGCAATTGCAAATGGGGTTTTTGTAGCATCAGTTAATAGAGTTGGTCATGAAAAATATAATACAGATGGAGCAGGCATAGAATTTTGGGGAAACTCATTTATTTGTGATCCACAAGGTGTAATTTTGGCAGAAGGATCTAGTAATAAAGAAGAAATTTTAATTGCTGATATAGATTTAAATAGATTAGAAAATGTTAGAAGGAACTGGCCATTTTTGAGAGACAGGAGGATTGATTCATATTCTGAAATTACTAAAAGGTATATTGATTAA
- a CDS encoding rhodanese-like domain-containing protein: MLKSLLSHTVREVTVSQLEKSNDVILLDSREKKEYDVSHLKNSIWVGYSDFNLERLKGIDKSSKIVVYCSVGYRSEKISEKLLSNNYTNVSNLYGGIFEWVNNNSPIYDLNNKSTKKIHAYDHIWGLWLKKGEKIF; the protein is encoded by the coding sequence ATGTTAAAATCATTACTATCACATACTGTTAGAGAAGTTACAGTTAGTCAATTAGAAAAAAGTAATGATGTTATATTGTTAGATTCTAGAGAGAAAAAAGAATATGATGTGAGTCATCTTAAAAATTCAATATGGGTTGGATATTCTGATTTTAATTTAGAAAGATTAAAAGGAATAGACAAGAGTTCTAAAATTGTTGTATATTGTTCAGTTGGTTATAGAAGTGAGAAAATATCTGAGAAGTTATTAAGCAACAATTACACAAACGTTTCTAATCTATATGGTGGAATTTTTGAATGGGTAAATAATAATTCACCAATTTATGATTTGAATAACAAAAGTACAAAAAAAATTCATGCTTATGACCATATATGGGGTTTGTGGTTAAAAAAAGGTGAGAAAATTTTTTAA
- the smpB gene encoding SsrA-binding protein SmpB — protein sequence MKDQNKEERIKVIISNRKARFEYEILDKYEAGMVLVGTEVKSVRNGKISLQESYATINKKGEVVLEGCTIQHYTHGNINNHEPTRPRVLLLHKKEIFKIRQKILEKGLTFIPLRVYFKGNKLKIELGIARGKKLFDKRETIKYRDISRVNREE from the coding sequence ATGAAAGATCAAAATAAAGAAGAGAGAATAAAAGTTATAATATCAAATAGAAAAGCAAGATTTGAATATGAAATATTAGACAAATATGAAGCAGGGATGGTTCTTGTTGGTACTGAAGTTAAATCAGTCAGAAACGGTAAAATATCTCTTCAAGAAAGTTATGCTACAATAAATAAAAAAGGAGAAGTTGTACTTGAAGGCTGCACTATTCAGCATTACACTCATGGTAATATTAATAATCATGAGCCAACAAGACCACGAGTGTTATTATTACACAAAAAAGAAATTTTCAAGATAAGACAAAAAATTCTTGAAAAGGGACTTACTTTTATCCCTTTAAGAGTTTACTTCAAAGGTAATAAATTAAAAATTGAACTCGGAATAGCTAGAGGAAAAAAACTTTTTGATAAAAGAGAAACTATAAAGTATAGAGATATTTCAAGGGTGAATAGAGAAGAATAA